The following coding sequences lie in one Alloacidobacterium dinghuense genomic window:
- a CDS encoding sensor histidine kinase: MKLHVQHWSDRWRTLVLMLAVILPAIALIAFGLHHLWTIQKDEAIEAAFQRDYQRTLAIAEKLIDGRAYDMAEEAIAKFPSADRSDDLDAFLKDHPDIAHAFLWSGKGDFEFRSQSSRMMHDRQFCSESQSLSSDFRDWWDMDGKDYIAKINKMQAASGRGILFIQHSLTRGDKMQYQSLVLFTPRNSNPEHPTLAGFIYDTDYLRNKFFPQVLNEVLPDQMENDTSHPQKGLMVRYERDDYPLATSMYWDGGSSEVERPFKNIFPGLILGMKLRGTTIANVSNHLLRSSFLMLGSLSLLMGAGLILTYRNVARELALAKLKSDFVSNVSHELRTPLALIRLYAETLELGRISTTGKQQEYYEIIRKESERLTSLINNILDFSRIESGKKEYTFRETNVADLVRSTLESYRFEIEQNGFQFEQKIDSDVPPLWVDREAIARSLLNLVNNAVKYSSNEKYLGIRLYRHNSGVNLEVVDHGIGIPAKEHLKIFEKFYRVGDPLVHNTKGSGLGLSLVRHIVQAHGGEVAVESSPGKGSKFIITLPLQRFANGVSA, from the coding sequence ATGAAGCTTCATGTACAACACTGGTCCGATCGCTGGCGCACTCTCGTGCTCATGCTCGCCGTCATCCTGCCCGCCATTGCTCTCATTGCGTTCGGGCTGCATCATCTCTGGACGATCCAGAAGGACGAGGCCATCGAGGCAGCCTTCCAGCGGGACTACCAGCGCACCTTGGCCATTGCCGAAAAACTGATCGACGGGCGTGCCTATGATATGGCCGAAGAGGCCATCGCAAAGTTCCCATCCGCAGACCGCTCCGATGACCTCGACGCATTCCTCAAGGACCACCCGGATATCGCCCATGCTTTTCTGTGGTCAGGAAAGGGCGATTTTGAATTCCGCTCTCAATCCTCCCGCATGATGCACGACCGCCAGTTCTGCTCCGAAAGCCAATCGCTCTCATCGGATTTCAGAGATTGGTGGGACATGGATGGCAAGGACTATATCGCCAAAATCAACAAGATGCAGGCAGCGTCCGGACGGGGCATACTCTTTATCCAGCATTCCCTCACCAGGGGCGACAAAATGCAGTATCAGTCTCTGGTGTTGTTCACGCCCCGGAACTCCAATCCTGAGCATCCTACCCTCGCTGGCTTCATCTATGACACCGACTATCTGAGAAACAAGTTTTTTCCGCAGGTTTTGAACGAGGTATTGCCTGACCAGATGGAGAACGATACCTCACACCCGCAAAAAGGGCTGATGGTCCGCTATGAGAGAGACGACTACCCGCTGGCAACCTCCATGTATTGGGATGGTGGCTCGTCTGAGGTAGAACGTCCATTCAAGAACATCTTTCCCGGTCTCATTCTCGGAATGAAGCTCCGCGGAACCACGATTGCAAACGTCAGCAATCACTTGCTGCGAAGCAGCTTCCTCATGCTGGGCTCGCTTTCCCTGCTTATGGGCGCTGGACTGATCCTCACCTACCGCAACGTTGCACGCGAGCTCGCGCTGGCAAAGCTGAAATCCGATTTCGTCTCCAACGTCTCCCACGAGCTGCGCACACCGCTCGCGCTCATCCGCCTCTATGCCGAGACGCTGGAGCTCGGCCGCATCTCCACCACCGGAAAACAGCAGGAATACTACGAAATCATCCGCAAGGAAAGCGAACGGCTCACTTCGCTCATCAACAATATCCTCGACTTCTCCCGCATCGAGTCCGGTAAAAAAGAGTACACCTTCCGCGAAACCAACGTAGCCGACCTGGTACGCAGCACTCTGGAGTCGTATCGCTTTGAAATCGAGCAGAACGGCTTCCAGTTCGAGCAGAAGATCGACAGCGATGTGCCGCCGCTCTGGGTTGACCGCGAAGCCATCGCCCGCTCGCTCCTCAACCTTGTCAACAACGCCGTCAAATACTCTTCAAACGAAAAGTATCTCGGCATTCGCCTCTACCGCCACAACTCCGGCGTCAACCTCGAGGTCGTCGATCACGGCATCGGAATCCCCGCGAAGGAACACCTCAAAATCTTCGAAAAGTTCTACCGCGTCGGCGATCCACTGGTGCACAACACCAAGGGAAGCGGACTCGGCCTCTCTCTGGTGCGCCACATCGTGCAGGCGCACGGAGGGGAAGTTGCCGTCGAAAGCTCGCCTGGAAAGGGCAGCAAGTTCATCATCACATTACCGCTGCAAAGATTTGCGAATGGGGTATCTGCATGA
- a CDS encoding response regulator transcription factor — MKQEKTKPTEDPRPARILVVEDEPNMVAGLRDNFEFEGYEVLTARDGIEGLERALQESPDLVVLDVMMPRMSGLEVCRQLRAKRASIPIIMLTARGQEVDKVVGLELGADDYVTKPFSIRELLARVKAILRRTAAVPKQQDQHSFGDIEVDLHRRRVVKSGKALDISSKEFELLQYFICHSGETLSRDRLLEEVWGYENYPTTRTVDTHLVRLRQKLEPDPEQPQYFLTVHGTGYRFVG, encoded by the coding sequence ATGAAGCAAGAAAAAACAAAACCAACCGAAGACCCGAGGCCAGCCCGGATCCTCGTCGTTGAAGACGAGCCCAACATGGTGGCCGGGCTTCGCGACAATTTTGAATTTGAAGGCTACGAAGTCCTTACCGCGCGCGATGGGATCGAAGGGCTCGAGCGCGCCCTGCAGGAGTCTCCCGATCTTGTGGTACTGGATGTAATGATGCCTCGCATGAGCGGCCTGGAAGTATGCCGCCAGTTGCGCGCCAAGCGCGCCTCCATCCCCATCATCATGCTCACCGCGCGCGGTCAGGAAGTCGACAAAGTTGTTGGCCTCGAACTCGGTGCCGATGACTATGTCACGAAACCATTTTCGATTCGCGAATTGCTGGCGCGCGTGAAAGCTATTCTGCGGCGCACGGCAGCCGTTCCCAAACAGCAGGATCAGCACTCCTTCGGCGATATTGAAGTAGACCTTCATCGCCGGCGAGTCGTCAAATCCGGCAAAGCGCTCGATATCTCCTCCAAGGAGTTTGAGCTGCTTCAATATTTCATCTGCCATTCTGGCGAAACGCTAAGCCGGGATCGCCTTCTCGAAGAGGTGTGGGGATACGAGAATTACCCCACAACCCGGACCGTGGACACGCACCTGGTGCGCTTACGCCAAAAGCTGGAGCCCGATCCTGAGCAGCCGCAGTACTTTCTCACAGTGCATGGAACAGGCTATCGGTTCGTCGGTTAG
- a CDS encoding PP2C family protein-serine/threonine phosphatase, whose amino-acid sequence MLGKTNGENENRNIPSLSTPPLSAPLQDELDTLQREKLDLHSQLFEAGQIQRKLSGARELHHGCLQFASEVFAARFLSGDFTVFLQHGSRVLAAHGDIAGKGIAAGMWFTNLAGLLQSYGHPDSDPARIASEINRHLCYLRPVAPFVTAFLSQVDCTTGAVGYCNAGHFPPILLRADGRTELLEQGGPLLGAIERAKFSSGEVVLKPGDTLLAYSDGVLECRNAGGEEYGMERLMESFRRAKQESAHATLMVLLAWLQDFANGSPVCDDVSLTVIQRDTEPIATTKTN is encoded by the coding sequence ATGCTGGGAAAAACCAACGGCGAGAACGAAAACCGCAACATACCCTCGCTATCGACGCCGCCATTGAGCGCGCCACTGCAGGATGAGCTGGACACGCTACAGCGAGAGAAACTCGACTTGCATTCGCAACTATTCGAGGCAGGGCAGATTCAACGTAAACTGAGTGGTGCGCGGGAATTGCATCACGGATGCCTGCAGTTCGCCAGCGAGGTTTTTGCGGCGCGTTTCCTTTCGGGGGACTTCACCGTATTCCTGCAGCATGGTTCCCGGGTTCTCGCCGCGCACGGAGATATCGCCGGAAAAGGTATTGCAGCGGGAATGTGGTTCACAAACCTGGCGGGACTTCTGCAGAGCTATGGCCACCCGGATTCGGATCCCGCCAGAATCGCCTCCGAGATCAATCGTCACCTCTGCTATCTGCGGCCTGTAGCACCGTTCGTCACTGCATTTCTCTCGCAGGTTGATTGCACCACGGGTGCAGTGGGTTATTGCAATGCCGGCCACTTTCCGCCCATATTGCTTCGAGCGGATGGTCGAACGGAGTTGCTCGAACAGGGCGGCCCATTGCTTGGCGCAATCGAGCGCGCTAAGTTCAGTTCGGGCGAGGTCGTTCTTAAACCCGGCGATACCCTTCTGGCCTATTCCGACGGCGTACTCGAATGCCGGAATGCGGGCGGAGAGGAGTACGGAATGGAGCGTCTGATGGAGTCGTTCCGACGCGCCAAACAGGAATCCGCCCACGCGACGCTTATGGTACTTCTCGCCTGGCTGCAGGATTTCGCAAACGGCAGCCCCGTCTGCGACGACGTTAGTTTGACCGTGATTCAGCGCGACACGGAACCGATTGCGACCACCAAAACCAACTAG
- a CDS encoding multicopper oxidase domain-containing protein, whose protein sequence is MQTKLGWEEPELSQRYCSSRFRNPNAVGTFAYHCHLLEHEDGDMMGTIQVLPKSTDTTK, encoded by the coding sequence ATGCAAACCAAATTGGGATGGGAAGAGCCTGAATTATCCCAGCGTTACTGTTCGTCTCGCTTCCGCAACCCGAACGCCGTCGGAACGTTTGCCTATCATTGTCATCTGCTCGAGCACGAAGACGGAGACATGATGGGAACCATCCAGGTCTTACCGAAATCCACCGACACAACAAAATAG
- a CDS encoding universal stress protein — MSRVEKILFPVNFSASCRAMGAYVKRAAALSNATVTLVHVIDPGDLDIFEQYELYVRPAADIVEDHRAIRSERLTSFLAAEFPITNSPRVLLIGDPATEISNLASEGSFDLIIMPTHAGRFRQTLLGSTTARVINDAPCPVLTSRHAETIAPRPLTHKEWICALDLSPYSEMVLRTGKTLSEQAGAALSLMHVVDVGKHRGRSSSGETDDFHLAEIRDATNAMNTLQSRFGLSIPSQVVAGSLKNSLIEAITQSDIDVLIIGRSSSGGSRGRLTDLTYALIRDSPFAVLSV; from the coding sequence ATGTCACGAGTTGAAAAGATTCTCTTTCCGGTAAATTTCTCGGCTTCCTGCCGCGCCATGGGTGCGTATGTGAAACGAGCCGCTGCTCTGTCCAATGCAACAGTCACTTTAGTGCATGTGATTGACCCCGGGGATCTCGATATTTTCGAGCAATATGAACTCTATGTGAGACCGGCGGCTGACATCGTGGAAGATCACAGAGCCATACGCAGTGAGAGGCTCACATCTTTCCTGGCGGCCGAGTTTCCTATAACGAACTCGCCTCGTGTTCTGCTCATAGGAGATCCTGCCACCGAGATCTCAAACCTCGCGAGTGAAGGCAGCTTCGATCTCATCATCATGCCAACCCATGCCGGCCGGTTCCGGCAAACTCTCTTGGGGTCTACGACGGCACGAGTGATCAACGATGCGCCTTGTCCGGTGCTTACGAGCAGACACGCTGAAACCATTGCTCCCAGGCCGTTAACACACAAAGAATGGATATGCGCGCTTGACCTGTCGCCATATTCAGAGATGGTTCTACGCACGGGCAAGACTCTATCAGAACAGGCCGGCGCCGCGCTTTCTCTCATGCATGTCGTCGATGTAGGGAAGCACAGAGGGCGCTCTTCGTCAGGCGAGACGGACGATTTTCATCTTGCCGAGATCCGCGATGCAACTAACGCCATGAATACACTCCAAAGCCGTTTTGGACTATCCATCCCAAGTCAGGTAGTTGCAGGTTCCTTGAAGAATTCTCTGATTGAAGCGATTACCCAGTCCGATATCGATGTCCTGATTATTGGGCGAAGCTCGAGCGGTGGGTCGCGTGGACGCTTGACCGACCTCACATATGCGCTTATTCGTGACTCTCCATTTGCCGTTCTCAGTGTGTGA
- a CDS encoding acetamidase/formamidase family protein, which yields MAEHALSAEPTHSRWNADLPPRLTITSGDVVHFECQDSSGAQIHPGMTAQELTTIDRGKVHALTGPVAVHGATPGDVLQIDVLKVRHKGWGWSSVIEGMGFLQQRFRGPFLFHWDLDETETRSLAPAAVPLRPFCGIMGVVPAERGEFRTRAPGIFGGNLDVRELYAGSTLYLPVQQPDALFSCGDAHAAQGDGEVCINGIECPSDVTLRFNLHKAKFLAGPLLESAATQTEADRGSWLVLESATDALEAARHATDRMIDLLTEHWSIEPVHAYLLCSVAMKLQLSQVVNEPMITVAAAISKSVLPPRSLF from the coding sequence ATGGCCGAGCATGCGCTGAGCGCCGAGCCGACGCATTCGCGCTGGAATGCTGACCTGCCGCCACGCCTCACAATCACCTCCGGTGACGTTGTCCATTTCGAATGTCAGGATTCGAGCGGAGCGCAGATCCATCCGGGAATGACGGCTCAGGAGTTGACGACCATTGATCGAGGGAAGGTCCATGCATTGACCGGGCCTGTCGCCGTTCACGGTGCAACCCCTGGCGACGTGCTGCAGATCGACGTGCTGAAGGTGCGTCACAAGGGATGGGGCTGGTCAAGCGTGATCGAGGGGATGGGCTTTCTCCAGCAGCGCTTTCGTGGGCCGTTCCTCTTTCACTGGGATCTCGACGAAACAGAAACACGGTCGCTTGCGCCAGCAGCGGTTCCGCTGCGGCCTTTTTGTGGAATTATGGGGGTCGTCCCCGCAGAGCGGGGTGAATTTCGCACGCGCGCGCCGGGGATATTCGGCGGCAACCTGGATGTGCGTGAGTTGTACGCCGGGTCGACTTTGTACCTACCGGTGCAGCAGCCGGATGCTTTGTTCTCCTGCGGAGATGCGCATGCGGCGCAGGGCGATGGTGAAGTGTGCATCAACGGCATCGAATGCCCGTCGGACGTAACACTGCGATTCAATCTGCATAAGGCGAAGTTTCTGGCAGGCCCACTACTAGAATCTGCAGCTACGCAGACGGAAGCGGACCGGGGAAGCTGGCTGGTGCTGGAGTCGGCGACAGATGCTCTTGAGGCGGCGCGCCACGCCACGGATCGCATGATTGATTTGCTCACTGAGCATTGGAGTATTGAGCCGGTGCACGCGTATCTGCTATGCAGCGTGGCCATGAAGCTGCAGTTGAGCCAGGTAGTAAATGAGCCGATGATTACCGTTGCTGCCGCCATTTCGAAAAGTGTGCTACCACCGCGTTCGCTGTTCTGA
- a CDS encoding RidA family protein produces MLHISLAVAERVRIVAKCRRGRVLEWLHHGSSCSAGAAWYGTPAAAKARRQLLFCKDAGSLMFLAGVISQEVNGVITGTAGADGTVEDAYIGARSCARTHFGSLAKVKSIVSVNGYVNGVPEFAESLKAINGASDLLMAVFGEAGRHVRAAIGVNGLPRNALVELQMVVGVEA; encoded by the coding sequence ATGCTCCATATTAGCTTGGCGGTCGCGGAGCGCGTGCGCATTGTTGCCAAGTGCCGGCGGGGGCGTGTGCTAGAGTGGCTCCATCATGGATCATCATGCAGCGCAGGCGCAGCTTGGTATGGAACTCCCGCCGCCGCCAAAGCCCGGCGGCAACTACTGTTTTGCAAAGACGCAGGCTCTCTTATGTTTCTCGCCGGCGTGATTTCGCAGGAAGTCAACGGAGTCATCACTGGAACTGCAGGCGCGGATGGTACGGTGGAAGACGCATACATCGGAGCACGCAGCTGTGCTCGAACACACTTCGGCTCGCTTGCGAAAGTCAAAAGCATCGTTTCCGTGAACGGCTATGTGAATGGCGTGCCCGAGTTCGCGGAGTCACTGAAAGCAATCAACGGAGCGAGCGATCTGCTGATGGCGGTATTCGGCGAAGCTGGACGGCATGTGCGGGCTGCGATCGGAGTGAACGGACTGCCTCGCAATGCGTTGGTTGAATTGCAGATGGTTGTGGGGGTGGAAGCCTGA
- a CDS encoding DUF2165 family protein, with protein sequence MFSATSAARWSKTLLLASVALFFTLVVFNNTTDFYSNYQFVQHVLSMDSTFPGNRAMWRALHPPAIQLAFYLGIIAWELVNTVLCWVGAVALFRAHNLPAGVFTQAKRIGIIALTAGLLLWLVAFLSIGAEWFLMWQSKQWNGQEAAFRMFTVEALILALLLMPEPAPAP encoded by the coding sequence ATGTTTTCCGCGACGTCAGCTGCGCGGTGGTCGAAGACGCTTCTCCTTGCATCCGTCGCGCTGTTCTTCACGCTTGTCGTCTTTAACAACACGACCGACTTCTACTCCAATTACCAATTCGTCCAGCATGTTCTCTCAATGGATTCCACGTTTCCGGGCAACCGGGCTATGTGGCGCGCTCTACATCCGCCAGCGATTCAGCTGGCGTTCTACCTCGGCATCATCGCATGGGAGCTTGTGAACACCGTCCTCTGCTGGGTGGGAGCTGTCGCGCTCTTCCGTGCCCACAACTTGCCTGCGGGAGTTTTCACCCAGGCGAAGCGAATCGGAATCATCGCGCTCACGGCCGGTCTTCTACTGTGGCTCGTCGCATTTCTTTCAATCGGCGCGGAATGGTTTCTCATGTGGCAATCCAAGCAGTGGAATGGGCAGGAAGCCGCCTTCCGCATGTTCACGGTTGAGGCCCTGATTCTTGCTTTGCTTCTCATGCCGGAACCCGCGCCAGCGCCATAA